A stretch of the Thunnus thynnus chromosome 7, fThuThy2.1, whole genome shotgun sequence genome encodes the following:
- the LOC137186164 gene encoding SH2B adapter protein 2: MNGAVVPGSPELSSSCPLPDWREFCELHARASAADFADKFQRFLSENPCYDSPGADASFSQHFAHHFLECFSAALTQARENQASSPGEDGSNTAPKYSIVPFLGIQGCPLSYGHDLYQRRKDAGASSESLDSMDSGGGGIDGGGSGTAASRGPQPAHKVSALGQSRSSEDVSVSHPKARFKKGFSLRNMSLCVVDGVKEMWHRRASPEPDAPSGARKANGGGGGGAGEAAGGEKWSQKLRLPRGSQGHKAELLEIQREGALRYMVADDTNCMGAAQWQKCRLLLRKTKREEGGERFLLEFYVPPKSSKPKVSIPLSAIVEVRTTMPLEMPDKDNTFVLKVENGGEYILETIDSLQKNSWVADIQDCLDPGDSGDDIELASCPHGQASKDCSMVASCSCELLSEGVYRAPERSCPTAAEHYSAPSVRCREPPFTQHPSHMPLERFLQSPEAQGSNPAAGGSEGAKDSDGDASLAGYPWFHGTLSRVRAAQLVLAGGARSHGLFVIRQSETRPGEYVLTFNFQGKAKHLRLSVNENGQCHVHHLWFHTVSDMLRHFHAHPIPLESGGSADITLRSYVQVQRSSTTDVTVPPVLTPPRDAGCRTDSAQPALHPSGITASAGPPPDTPLSSSTSSSPTALPSLSRSDPGTGGGLQSRSNSSERLLEASSGASEDYHDADGTRRARAVENQYSFY; the protein is encoded by the exons ATGAACGGAGCGGTGGTGCCCGGTAGCCCGGAGCTCTCCTCCTCGTGCCCACTGCCTGACTGGCGAGAGTTCTGTGAGCTCCATGCTCGAGCCTCCGCTGCAGACTTCGCTGACAAGTTCCAGCGCTTCCTGTCAGAGAACCCGTGCTACGACTCGCCTGGTGCCGATGCCAGCTTCTCACAGCACTTTGCTCATCATTTCTTGGAGTGCTTCTCTGCAGCACTGACCCAGGCCCGGGAGAACCAGGCATCCTCGCCGGGGGAGGACGGCTCCAACACAGCGCCCAAGTACAGCATTGTTCCTTTCCTGGGAATCCAGGGCTGCCCATTGTCCTACGGTCACGACCTCTACCAGAGACGCAAGGACGCCGGGGCTTCAAGTGAATCCCTGGACAGTATGGACAGCGGAGGGGGAGGGATAGATGGGGGAGGCAGTGGCACTGCTGCCTCCCGAGGCCCCCAGCCGGCCCACAAGGTGTCTGCTCTGGGACAGTCCCGCAGCTCAGAGGACGTGTCGGTAAGTCATCCCAAAGCTCGCTTCAAGAAAGGCTTCTCCCTGAGGAACATGAGCCTGTGTGTGGTGGATGGGGTGAAGGAGATGTGGCACCGACGGGCCTCCCCTGAACCTGACGCTCCCTCTGGGGCCAGGAAGGCTAacgggggaggaggaggaggagcaggggagGCTGCAGGGGGAGAGAAGTGGTCCCAGAAGCTGCGGCTTCCCAGGGGTTCCCAGGGCCACAAGGCCGAGCTGCTGGAAATCCAGAGAGAGGGAGCACTGAGGTACATGGTGGCCGATGACACAAACTGTATGGGTGCTGCGCAATGGCAGAAGTGCCGCCTGCTGCTGAGGAAAACcaagagggaggaaggaggggaaagATTCCTGCTGGAGTTCTACGTACCACCTAAg TCCTCAAAGCCTAAGGTGAGCATCCCTTTGTCAGCCATCGTGGAGGTGAGGACCACCATGCCGCTTGAGATGCCAGACAAGGACAACACCTTTGTTCTTAAG GTGGAAAACGGGGGTGAGTACATCCTGGAAACCATCGACTCGCTGCAGAAAAACTCCTGGGTTGCTGACATCCAGGACTGCTTAGACCCTGG TGACAGCGGTGATGACATCGAGCTGGCGTCATGTCCTCATGGTCAGGCCTCCAAAGATTGCTCCATGGTGGCCTCTTGCAGCTGTGAGCTGCTGTCTGAGG gTGTGTACCGTGCTCCAGAGAGGTCATGTCCTACAGCAGCGGAGCATTACAGCGCCCCCTCGGTCCGTTGCAGGGAACCCCCCTTCACCCAGCACCCATCCCACATGCCTTTAGAGCGTTTCCTCCAGTCCCCAGAGGCCCAGGGCTCCAACCCTGCAGCAG GTGGCAGTGAAGGTGCAAAAGACTCAGATGGGGATGCTAGCCTGGCGGGTTACCCATGGTTCCATGGCACACTGTCCCGTGTGCGTGCCGCTCAGCTGGTGCTTGCAGGGGGGGCCAGGAGCCACGGGCTCTTTGTGATTCGCCAGAGCGAGACACGGCCGGGCGAGTATGTCCTCACCTTCAACTTCCAGGGCAAAGCCAAG CATTTGCGTTTGTCAGTGAATGAGAACGGGCAGTGCCACGTCCACCACTTGTGGTTCCACACCGTGTCGGACATGTTGAGACACTTCCATGCCCACCCCATCCCCCTCGAATCTGGAGGTTCAGCTGACATCACATTACGCTCCTATGTACAAGTGCAGAGAAGCTCCACCACAG ATGTGACCGTGCCTCCAGTCCTCACCCCACCCAGGGATGCGGGCTGCCGGACAGATTCAGCCCAGCCAGCTCTCCACCCTTCCGGGATCACAGCCTCTGCAGGGCCTCCTCCTGATACCCCTCTCTCTTCGagcacctcctcctcacccacagcccttccctccctctcccgcAGTGACCCAGGCACTGGAGGAGGGTTACAGAGCCGGAGCAACAGCTCCGAACGCCTGCTTGAGGCCTCTAGTGGTGCATCTGAGGACTACCATGATGCTGATGGGACTCGCAGGGCCCGAGCAGTAGAGAACCAGTACTCTTTCTACTAA
- the dnajc30b gene encoding dnaJ (Hsp40) homolog, subfamily C, member 30b: protein MAEVGQRLGSGVYRLSALRNSQSRPVCTGESPGSLLVTCTVNDSRIKAETALDQRQVHPESKSRATRRKSEKLSRVRKGRQVNGTSASLDPDSSRFIGFVQTRESLQDHKTALYLSSTRLQSLLPVRMTPWTRGAVSIHPDTFRSPQQLQAFCTVIFILAEQGSERPSCGLRRLKLHPDTPHSSTTTRGYSWRGDSSTRDALLLYRSRTAYYDILKVTPSATQSQIKTAYYKQSFIYHPDKNPGSKEATQRFSEISEAYTVLGNISLRRKYDRGILSQSDIQSAGRPSSKEAPSKSTGSTQQQQQQHQHQQRARRFSQAGGKPMFDFDAFYQAHYGEQLQREKDMRARKQRMQEKQKDNYSKWREGKIMEMTVAMLLATAGLIFVNLSRP from the coding sequence ATGGCAGAGGTCGGTCAGAGGCTGGGGAGCGGAGTTTACCGGCTGTCCGCTCTCAGAAACAGCCAGAGTCGACCGGTCTGCACCGGAGAAAGTCCCGGATCTCTGCTGGTAACTTGCACCGTCAATGACAGTCGGATAAAAGCGGAAACAGCTCTGGATCAACGTCAAGTTCATCCAGAGTCAAAAAGCAGAGCAACACGACGCAaatcagagaaactttccaggGTGAGAAAAGGTAGACAGGTAAATGGGACTTCCGCCTCTTTGGACCCGGATTCATCCCGTTTTATTGGATTTGTTCAAACCAGAGAGAGCTTGCAAGACCATAAAACAGCCCTGTACCTCTCATCAACAAGACTGCAGTCTCTCCTGCCTGTCAGGATGACACCCTGGACCAGAGGAGCTGTCTCCATCCACCCTGACACCTTCAGGTCCCCTCAGCAGCTCCAAGCTTTCTGCACGGTGATCTTCATCCTGGCAGAGCAGGGATCAGAGCGGCCCAGCTGTGGATTGAGGCGTCTCAAACTACATCCTGATACTCCGCACTCATCAACAACAACGAGAGGCTACAGCTGGAGGGGTGACAGCAGCACAAGAGATGCTCTTCTGCTGTACAGAAGTAGGACAGCCTATTATGACATTCTCAAAGTGACCCCCAGCGCCACACAGTCCCAGATCAAGACAGCCTACTACAAGCAGTCCTTCATCTACCACCCTGATAAGAACCCGGGGAGCAAAGAGGCCACGCAGCGCTTCTCTGAGATCAGCGAAGCCTACACAGTGCTGGGCAACATCAGCCTGAGGAGGAAGTACGATCGGGGCATCCTGAGTCAGTCAGACATCCAAAGTGCGGGGAGGCCGTCCTCCAAAGAGGCCCCAAGCAAGTCCACAGGATccacgcagcagcagcagcagcagcatcaacaTCAACAGAGGGCCAGAAGATTTTCCCAAGCTGGGGGGAAGCCCATGTTTGATTTTGACGCCTTTTATCAGGCTCACTATGGggagcagctgcagagagagaaggacatGAGAGCCAGGAAGCAGCGCATGCAGGAGAAACAGAAGGACAATTATAGCAAGTGGAGGGAGGGTAAAATAATGGAGATGACTGTGGCGATGCTGCTGGCCACCGCAGGGCTGATTTTTGTCAATCTCAGCAGGCCCTGA